The Malassezia japonica chromosome 5, complete sequence genome contains a region encoding:
- the GSL2 gene encoding 1,3-beta-glucan synthase (COG:M; TransMembrane:16 (o392-413i433-452o472-493i505-527o563-586i607-634o640-663i1247-1267o1293-1317i1398-1431o1502-1524i1544-1571o1583-1606i1618-1640o1689-1708i1742-1766o); CAZy:GT48; EggNog:ENOG503NUI9), with the protein MAAQPQQGAGYPTQPQHANNPFYAPEGNSPLEGNGFAQNYRTDAGMNDASGMYDGDEYDGQTYKADSYSADSRMYGNGQAPQGAYQQAPPAASYRESVAAVRQREPYPAWTADKNIPLSKEEIEDVFIDLANKFGFQRDNMRNMYDHLMILLDSRASRMRPAQALLTLHADYIGGEHANYRKWYFAAQLDLDDAIGKAQNPGLARAASIANRSGQPKSGPAKLLGSKSLDQAQGRWRDAMFRMSDYDRVRQIALYLMCWGEGSQLRFVPECLCFIFKCADDYYRSPECQNRMEPVPEGLYLHSVVKPLYRFLRDQVFEVVDGKFIKKERDHDRTIGYDDVNQLFWYPEGIERITLNDRSRLVDVPPQQRFMKFDKIDWNKAFFKTYKETRSFLHILVNFNRVWIFHISLYWYFMAYNAPKAYETGQPSQAEMLSASALGGAVSSFLMILATLAEITYLPTSWNNTNHLIRRLVFMGVCLGVTIAPAVYIFGFNRGTGNSKHMNHIAYIIAIVHMCVSCVITAFFSLVPSGRLFGDRVAGRKRKYLANQTFTASFAKIPTNRRFFSILLWVLVFGCKLTESYFFLTLSLRDPFGVLVTMRVQDCHDRYFGTVLCSLQPAFTLAAIMIMDLCLFFLDTFLWYVVWSTVFSLGWAFSMGLSVWTPWSDIFQRLPKRIYSKLLATQDMEVKYKPKVLVSQVWNAIIISMYREHLLSIDHVQRLLYHQAPAEDAPYKRTLRAPPFFLNQMDSGPKPEFFPKGSEAERRISFFAQSLTTAIPEPLPVDAMPTFSVLTPHYSEKILLSLREIIREEDQNTRVTLLEYLKQLHPVEWDNFVKDTKILAEETSGFPGAPPFGLEDEKAAGKGAKTDDLPFYCIGFKSAAPEYTLRTRIWSSLRAQTLYRTVSGFMNYNKAIKLLYRVENPEVVQLFGGNTERLERELERMSRRKFKFVISMQRYSRFNKEEIENTEFLLRAYPDLLIAYLDEEPSRKEGGESRWFSALVDGHSEMLPSGRRRPKFRIELPGNPILGDGKADNQNHAIIFTRGEYLQLIDANQDNYLEECLKIRNVLAEFEAIDTPSENPYGPHYREFEKAKVAIVGSREYIFSENIGILGDVAAGKEQTFGTLAGRGLAQIGGKFHYGHPDFLNSTYMTTRGGVSKAQKGLHLNEDIYAGIMVFCRGARIKHCEYYQCGKGRDLGFGTILNFITKLGNGMGEQILSREYYYLGTQLPVDRFLTFYYGHPGFHINNIMVIFAVHMFMFALMFIGSLYSSLEVCPDTGSEFILGSGTCYYLNPVIYWVQRTVISILLVFMIAFLPLFLQELSERGAISAFVRLFKQFASLSPLFEIFTTQIYSHSIITNLTFGGARYIATGRGFATTRQTFALLYSRFAGPSIYSGMRALLMCFYATLAVWMPHLIYFWISLVALCVAPFLFNPHEFSFSDFVIDYREFLRWMARGNSRSHANSWIGYCRLSRTRITGFKKKRLGHPSEKLTNDVPRAGLKTIVMHEVIVPICIAVIFSVCYCFVKSFPALPDSDARRGDVQGGIVRLAIISLVPIAWNAAVLLVLFLTSLFFGPALNSCCAKFGSVIAAIAHLLSVAGILAIFEFLWYIEYYNTANTVLGILAMIAIQRAIFKILIALVISRELKHDETNRAWWTGRWYGRGLGGHAFSQPAREYIVKIIEMSLFSADFITAHLLLFALSIPLLVPYVDRFHSTALFWLRPSKQIHAPIYSLRQRAQRRSIVMRYSVVFVFAWVVFLALILVPIIIASTVNADTKDTMCSFCSTL; encoded by the coding sequence ATGGCTGCACAGCCCCAGCAAGGTGCTGGCTACCCGACACAACCTCAGCATGCCAACAACCCGTTTTACGCCCCTGAGGGCAACTCGCCTCTGGAAGGCAACGGATTCGCACAAAACTATCGCACCGATGCCGGCATGAACGATGCATCGGGTATGTACGACGGCGATGAATACGACGGCCAGACGTACAAGGCCGACTCGTACAGCGCCGACTCGCGCATGTACGGGAACGGCCAGGCGCCCCAAGGCGCCTACCAGCAAGCGCCTCCGGCGGCCTCCTACCGCGAATCGGTGGCTGCTGTGCGTCAACGCGAGCCGTATCCGGCGTGGACGGCCGACAAGAACATCCCGTTGTCGAAGGAAGAAATCGAAGACGTGTTCATCGATCTGGCGAACAAGTTCGGTTTCCAGCGCGATAACATGCGTAACATGTACGATCATCTGATGATCTTGCTCGACTCGCGTGCGAGCCGTatgcggccggcgcaggccctgcttacgctgcacgccgactACATCGGTGGCGAACACGCCAACTACCGCAAGTGGTActttgccgcgcagctcgatcTCGACGATGCGATCGGCAAGGCGCAGAATCCGGGTCTTGCGCGTGCAGCGAGCATTGCCAACCGCTCGGGCCAGCCCAAGAGCGGCCCGGCCAAGCTCCTCGGCTCCAAGTCGCTCGATCAGGCGCAGGGCCGATGGCGCGATGCCATGTTCCGCATGAGCGACTACGACCGTGTGCGCCAGATTGCACTCTACCTCATGTGCTGGGGTGAGGGCAGTCAGCTGCGTTTCGTGCCCGAGTGTCTGTGCTTCATCTTCAAGTGCGCGGACGACTACTATCGCTCGCCCGAGTGCCAGAACCGTATGGAGCCGGTCCCCGAGGGCCTGTACCTGCACTCGGTTGTCAAGCCGCTCTACCGCTTCTTGCGTGATCAGGTGTTCGAAGTGGTGGACGGCAAGTTCATCAAGAAGGAACGCGACCACGACCGCACGATCGGTTACGATGACGTGAACCAGCTGTTCTGGTACCCCGAGGGTATCGAGCGCATCACGCTCAACGATCGCTCGCGCCTGGTGGacgtgccgccgcagcagcgctTTATGAAGTTCGACAAGATCGACTGGAACAAGGCGTTCTTCAAGACGTACAAGGAAACGCGTTCGTTCCTGCATATCCTCGTCAACTTCAACCGTGTGTGGATCTTCCACATTTCGCTGTACTGGTACTTTATGGCCTACAATGCGCCCAAGGCCTATGAGACGGGCCAGCCCTCGCAGGCTGAAATGCTCagtgcctcggcgctgggcggTGCCGTGTCTTCCTTTCTGATGATCCTCGCTACGCTTGCTGAAATTACCTACCTTCCCACCAGCTGGAACAACACCAACCACTTGATTCGTCGTTTGGTCTTTATGGGCGTGTGTCTTGGTGTGACGATCGCTCCGGCCGTATACATCTTTGGCTTCAACAGGGGCACGGGAAACAGCAAGCACATGAACCACATTGCCTATATTATCGCGATCGTGCACATGTGTGTTTCGTGTGTGATTACGGCATTCTTCTCGCTCGTCCCGTCCGGCCGCCTGTTTGGCGACCGTGTGGCTggccgcaagcgcaagtACCTGGCGAACCAGACCTTTACTGCATCGTTTGCCAAGATACCTACGAACCGCCGCTTCTTCTCGATTCTGCTCTGGGTGCTCGTGTTCGGCTGCAAGCTGACGGAAAGCTACTTCTTCCTGACGCTCTCGCTGCGTGATCCGTTCGGTGTGCTCGTGACGATGCGTGTGCAGGACTGCCACGACCGTTACTTTGGCACCGTGCTTTGCTCACTGCAGCCGGCCTTTACGCTTGCGGCGATCATGATCATGGACCTGTGCCTGTTCTTCCTTGATACCTTCCTGTGGTACGTTGTCTGGTCCACCGTCTTCTCGCTCGGCTGGGCCTTCTCGATGGGTCTGTCGGTCTGGACGCCGTGGTCGGACATCTTCCAGCGTCTGCCCAAGCGCATCTACTCGAAGCTGCTTGCTACGCAGGACATGGAGGTCAAGTACAAGCCCAAGGTGCTTGTCTCGCAGGTGTGGAACGCCATCATCATCTCGATGTACCGTGAGCATCTCCTGTCGATCGACCACGTCCAGCGCCTCCTGTACCATCAGGCTCCGGCCGAGGATGCGCCGTAcaagcgcacgctccgtgCCCCGCCGTTCTTCCTGAACCAGATGGATTCGGGCCCCAAGCCCGAGTTCTTCCCCAAGGGttccgaggccgagcgtcgTATCAGCTTCTTTGCGCAGTCGCTCACGACCGCCATCCCCGAGCCACTGCCTGTGGACGCGATGCCCACCTTTTCCGTGCTTACACCGCACTACAGCGAAAAGATTCTTCTTTCGCTGCGTGAGATTATTCGCGAGGAGGACCAGAACACGCGTGTGACGCTGCTCGAGTACCTCAAGCAGCTGCACCCGGTCGAGTGGGACAACTTCGTGAAGGACACCAAGATTCTTGCGGAGGAGACGAGTGGCTTCCCCGGTGCACCGCCCTTTGGTCTGGAAGACGAGAAGGCGGCGGGCAAGGGTGCCAAGACGGATGACCTGCCCTTCTACTGCATTGGTTTCAAgtcggccgcgcccgagTACACGCTGCGTACGCGTATTTGgtcgtcgctgcgtgcgcagacCCTCTACCGTACCGTGTCTGGTTTCATGAACTACAACAAGGCCATCAAACTGCTTTACCGTGTCGAGAACCCCGAGGTGGTGCAGCTCTTTGGTGGTAACACGGAGCGTCTGGAGCGTGAGCTGGAGCGCATGAGCCGTCGCAAGTTCAAGTTTGTGATCTCTATGCAGCGCTACTCGCGTTTCAACAAGGAGGAAATCGAGAACACGGAGTTCTTGCTGCGTGCCTACCCCGATCTGCTGATTGCCTacctggacgaggagccgtCGCGCAAGGAAGGTGGTGAGTCGCGCTGGTTCTCTGCGCTTGTCGATGGTCACTCGGAGATGCTTccgagcggccgccgccgccccaagttccgcatcgagctgcCGGGTAACCCGATTCTCGGTGACGGTAAGGCCGACAACCAGAACCACGCGATCATCTTCACGCGTGGCGAGTACCTCCAGCTGATTGACGCCAACCAGGACAACTACCTGGAAGAGTGTCTCAAGATCCGCAATGTCCTGGCCGAATTCGAAGCGATCGACACCCCGAGCGAGAACCCCTACGGTCCTCACTACCGCGAGTTTGAAAAGGCCAAGGTCGCCATTGTTGGTTCGAGGGAGTACATTTTCTCGGAGAACATTGGTATCCTTGGTGACGTTGCTGCCGGTAAGGAGCAGACGTTCGGTACGCTCGCTGGTCGTGGTCTCGCACAGATTGGCGGCAAGTTCCACTACGGCCACCCCGACTTTTTGAACTCGACGTACATGACGACGCGTGGCGGTGTCTCCAAGGCGCAGAAGGGTCTGCATCTGAACGAGGATATCTACGCTGGTATTATGGTCTTCtgccgtggcgctcgcATTAAGCACTGCGAGTACTACCAGTGTGGTAAGGGTCGTGACCTTGGTTTCGGTACCATTCTCAACTTCATTACCAAGTTGGGTAACGGTATGGGTGAGCAGATTCTCTCGCGTGAGTACTACTACCTCGGTACGCAGCTCCCGGTGGATCGCTTCCTTACGTTCTACTATGGTCACCCCGGTTTCCACATCAACAACATCATGGTCATCTTTGCGGTGCACATGTTCATGTTTGCGCTGATGTTCATCGGTTCGCTCTACTCCTCGCTCGAAGTGTGCCCCGACACGGGCAGTGAGTTCATTCTTGGCTCGGGCACTTGCTACTACCTGAACCCCGTCATCTACTGGGTGCAACGTACGGTCATCAGTATTCTGTTGGTGTTCATGATCGCCTTCCTGCCGCTCTTCCTGCAAGAGCTGTCGGAGCGTGGTGCGATCTCTGCGTTTGTGCGTCTCTTTAAGCAGTTCGCTTCGCTCAGCCCGCTGTTTGAGATCTTCACGACGCAGATCTACTCGCACTCGATCATTACCAACTTGACGTTTGGTGGTGCCCGCTACATTGCCACTGGCCGTGGTTTCGCCACTACTCGCCAGACCTTCGCCCTACTCTACAGCCGTTTCGCCGGTCCGTCGATCTACTCGGGTATGCGCGCATTGCTCATGTGCTTCtacgcgacgctcgccgtgtGGATGCCCCATCTGATCTACTTCTGGATCAGCTTGGTTGCGCTGTGTGTCGCTCCGTTCCTGTTCAACCCCCACGAGTTCTCGTTCTCGGACTTCGTCATCGACTACCGCGAATTCCTGCGCTGGATGGCGCGTGGTAACAGCCGCTCGCACGCCAACTCGTGGATCGGTTACTGTCGTCTGAGCCGTACGCGCATCACGGGCTTCAAGAAGAAGCGCCTGGGTCACCCTTCGGAGAAGCTGACCAACGATGTTCCGCGCGCTGGTCTGAAGACGATTGTGATGCACGAGGTCATTGTGCCGATCTGCATTGCGGTCATTTTCTCGGTGTGCTACTGCTTCGTGAAAAGCTTCCCCGCCCTGcccgactcggacgcgcgccgtggcgaCGTTCAGGGCGGTATTGTGCGCCTGGCCATCATCTCGCTCGTGCCGATCGCCTGGAATGCCGCCGTGCTTCTGGTGCTGTTCCTGACGAGTCTGTTCTTCGGCCCCGCGCTCAActcgtgctgcgccaaGTTCGGCAGTGTGATTGCCGCGATTGCCCATCTCCTCTCTGTTGCCGGTATTCTCGCCATCTTCGAGTTCCTGTGGTACATTGAGTACTACAACACGGCCAACACGGTCTTGGGTATTCTTGCGATGATTGCGATTCAGCGCGCTATTTTCAAGATCCTCATCGCCCTGGTCATCTCGCGTGAGCTGAAGCACGACGAGACGAACCGTGCGTGGTGGACGGGTCGCTGGTACGGCCGTGGCCTCGGTGGCCACGCCTTCAGCCAGCCGGCGCGTGAATACATCGTCAAGATTATCGAGATGTCGCTCTTCTCGGCAGACTTCATCACGGCTCATCTgctgctctttgcgctgtCGATCCCGTTGCTGGTGCCGTACGTGGACCGCTTCCACTCTACGGCGCTCTTCTGGCTGCGTCCTTCGAAGCAGATCCATGCACCGATCTACTCGCtccgccagcgcgcgcagcgtcgctcGATCGTGATGCGCTACTCGGTCGTGTTTGTCTTTGCCTGGGTGGTGTTCCTGGCCCTGATTCTGGTGCCGATCATCATCGCCTCGACGGTGAACGCAGACACGAAGGACACCATGTGCTCCTTCTGCTCGACGCTCTAA